In Zingiber officinale cultivar Zhangliang chromosome 3A, Zo_v1.1, whole genome shotgun sequence, the DNA window agcttggtttaagtttgatttgagtttggttcatttagatgttattaagctctgaattcaaacttatttgattatttgaaacttttacatttaaacttgtttgtttgatcaattattgagtttgataataaaaatttatttatttattttgaaagttttttatttatttagcaaattgataagagttttattaataaatatgattcatgaatattgttcacgaatattattcatgaaaattatttaagaatgttgttcatgaatattgtttactaatattattcacgaatattaacgaattaaacatatattcaaatttatttatttagttaaataaattattcaaatttatttatttaattaattttacatatattaaataaatataaataaacttactaagtgaaatattaaatttattcatcAATCTTTGTTTATTTATCATCCTAATAGTCACGTAAATTTGTTTAAATAggttaaatatgatttatatgttGTATTAGCTGCTACATCATGCatagattaatttaaaatttaaaagaaaaatttagatATAAAAATGAGCGTAATATGATAAGAGTGTAAATCTACACAATTGATAATTACGAGTCACGTGCTTCCAATACCCGTTCCCCTATATATATAGGGAACAAAAGGGGGGGGGCGACGAAATCGCCCACCTGCCCCACCTCTCCAATGCCTACCGCCGCCGACtcgccctcctcctcctccaatgCCTCATCCATCTTCGTCGCCGGATCCGATCCTGACGAGAAGCACATCGTCGGCGCCTCAGGGGCGAGCGTGGCTCACTCATGGCTCGCTCCCGATCCTCGACCTTGCATCCCTCCTCTCCTCGCCGAGCCTCGCCTCGCCTCCCTCGCTGACTCTCACCGCCCCTCTCGCTCCCTTATTGAATCACCAGCCGATGCCGGCGCCATTTCCTCAGGTCCTTGCCTCTCCATCCTCCGGATCCAGTGACAACCCTCTCTGCAACTGGCCTACGACACATTCCAATCCTCTAACCCCCGACCTCTGCCTATCGCCCTTTCTCTCGGCCCGCGtcatctcctcctcctccgccaccgGCGCTGCCaactctccctccctctccggGTTTAGGGCCGTACTCCTCGCCCTCTTTGCCGCCGAGGTCAGAACCCGCGCAGGGAGGCCCGTTCTCCTGCCACAGGCCATCTTGTCTTCCCGTTGCTGGATTCAACTGGATAACAGTACAAGGAAATCTGCCAAAACTGTATCTGGTAATACTTCAAAACCGAACACTCCAAATCAGTTAAATTGTAGGTCTCTAAATGATCTCTACTTGTCTATGCAGTTTCAGCATTGGTTGTGTAATTTCTTTTATTGCTGTTTTCGTAGCTTTCAAATGATACTGTCAATGTGGAACTCACAAATTCAACTAAATCAATCGCATTTAAATGAGGAGGTAATGAAGTAAACCTTTATAAATTGGGGATGAAACCTCTACATCTCCTATCGGTATAAATCTAACTCAGTGGGCGGATTATTCTTCCTCCTCCCTGCGACACGGAAGGCGGTTGCAGTGGCGTCGGCTCCTCCCCTCCCCTCCACTTGTTTCTTTAAAGCGACCCGGGTCTCGACGCAGTCCCACTCCAATTCCCGTGGCCTGCTCTTGCCTTATCGCCGGCCCTCCTCCGTTCTCCATTCAATCCTCCACGGAATATACGGTGGCCCGCCGCCGGAGGCTGCATTAGCACCGCCGCGGCCCTCCATTTTCCCAACTACTCGCGCTCTTCTAAGTGGTTACTCTGTAAAGGGCCCCCCTTCCTCCCTCGGTTTTGGGTTGGTTCGGTAACCTTTCCTGCGATGAAGAAGGTCACGATCAACCAGCAAGATATCTTTATTCTCTCGGAAAGGTTCTTTCTTATTCCCTTCTCAATCCCTCCGGGTCGCTGGCTGgtgctttcttttcttttctttctttctttctcgaCTTGCTGCGTCTTTAATCGGAAGCAGATTCTTTTGTCATTTTGCTGAATTTCGAAATCGGGTTTGGGGTTTAGTTTAGGGGTTAGGGTTTGTTCGTTGAGATTTTTGCTGAGTTGTTGCTATCGGAAACTTTCTTTTTTTCTGGAGCTACAATATTCTGGTAGTAACGTAATGCATTTTTCTCTCAATCTGCAAGAATCTCAATGTGTTTGTTTACAATTTTAGGGTATCCAAAACCTGGGTCATTTCTTGAGAATTTGTATGTGAATTTTGTGGCGGTTATTTAGAGGAAAATCATGAACGCGCAATTTTCAAACTATTGCAGGTACAGCCCAATAACGGTTCTTACTCTATTACAAGAGGTTTCTGCGGCTGTTGATGTTAAGATAGACTGGAATGCGCTTGTCGAGAAAACTGCAACTGAAATTATGAATGCCCGAGAGTACCAAATGCTGTGGAGGCATTTGGCCTACCGTCACCCATTGCTTGATAAGATAGAAGAAGCAGCTGAACCTTTGGTTGGTTACTTTGTGTCCATATTCTGTTCTTGTGTTTACAATTTTATAAAAATGGTTGAATTACAATTCAATCAGATTGATAGTACTTGCTTCATATGCAGGATGATGACAGTGATCTCGAGATAGAATTAGAAATTGCACCTCCTAACATAGAAGAAGCCTTATGTCAGGCGAAAGAGTACGCCCAGGTACTTGTTTCATCATATTATGTGCCTGTACCGTCGTTTGTATAGGAATATTTTCATTGAACATCATGAAACATTCAAATAATCTATCTCCTCTGGTATAAAACTCGCAAACACACATACACACACATTGATATAGTAGGTGTGCTTAATGGTTTGACACGAACAGCTAGCTACAGACTCAGAGAAATGCTATACTTCTGACAACCTTAGGAACAAAAGATTTAGTTCTGTTGCCCACCAAGTCCCTTCAGTTTTCTTCTAAATAGTTTATACTCTTAGGACAAGATTGTTCTTCAAGAATTTATTGTGTTTTTAGTTCCATGTTCATACGATTTGAATGGATTGGACACACTAGAAACATCTGCAAGTTTAAAAAAGTGCTATTCTTGGTTTCTCTCAATTTCCAATTGGCATAATATAAATCTGTTGTCAACATATTGTTTTATATTGTCTACTAATGGTAAGATGAACTTTGATTATTCTTATTTGTTATTGTACAAATTTTAGTCATGGTCGAAAATGCTCACTTATTGCAATtggaaaaaaagaaaattgttacTATACATTGCAGAGCACGTCTGAAGACAAATTTCTAAACTAATCTAGTTTAAATGCCCAAGCAAGGCCAAACCCACATGTTCAATACCTCATAAACCTAACTAAACTAGTTCATTGCAATTGGACAAATCCATGAAAGTTTTTTTCCCCGTTAATTGTAATTTTCATATGTGGCTGATTAAATTAATGAATTCCCCACATGTTTAGCTTTTGTTAGGCATAACGAAGAAGACAGATCTAAAAGCTCCTTTGGCTGATAAAGGAGTTGACAAGGAGATGCTAGACGCCGCTCCAGATAAACAACCCCCTCAAACTAGCCATGTTGTTGCTTCTAGCAGTCTCCAGAAGAAGCTGATCCAGCCAACAGGAGCACCTATTGTCGGCGGCATTGAACCAGGATTGGATGAGGCAACAGAGGGTGTGGTTGGGGATGTGCAGGGCCTGGTCGGCAAGAAGCGGCAGCTTGGTGATGGGGCAGATGAGACTCCGGTTGACTAAAAGCCACCTCTCGATGCTGGTGATTTGAAGCGATATGGGGCAAATGAAGTGGTGGGGGACTTCTTGATCCCTTAACGATGTCTACTTGTCTATGCAGTTTCATCATGGTTATGTTCCCATTTAACATTGgttttgtgttttcttttgttgCTGTTTTCTAGCCTTCAAATGATACTGTCAATGTGTAACTCACAAATTCAACTATTCAATCTTTTAAATGAGATAATGAAGTAAACTTCTATCAATTGGGGATGAAACCTCAACAACTCCTATGGGTATAAATCTTAACTCTAGATGCGAAAGAGATATTACCTATAAGTGCTTTCAAAGACATTTAGTGTTTCCTTTTACACTTGAGATAAAATGTTCTTGATTACAAGTGTTTTTGTTAAAGCATTGGATTTTCAATGTATTTAGCATTGGATGT includes these proteins:
- the LOC122050985 gene encoding uncharacterized protein LOC122050985, coding for MKKVTINQQDIFILSERYSPITVLTLLQEVSAAVDVKIDWNALVEKTATEIMNAREYQMLWRHLAYRHPLLDKIEEAAEPLDDDSDLEIELEIAPPNIEEALCQAKEYAQLLLGITKKTDLKAPLADKGVDKEMLDAAPDKQPPQTSHVVASSSLQKKLIQPTGAPIVGGIEPGLDEATEGVVGDVQGLVGKKRQLGDGADETPVD